The sequence below is a genomic window from Alphaproteobacteria bacterium.
CTGTATTTCTTTGTAGGTTGTATATGTCAAGTTCGTAGCTTGTATATGTTAATTCATAGGCTAAGCTTGATTGTTTCCGCTCAGCAAAAAGTCCACAACTCGCTATCCTTTCTATTCTACAGCTCAAAAGATTAACAAAAGGTTAATTTTGATAAAGAAAGTTTCCCATGATTGGATTAGTTAGTTGGCCTCAATTTCCTTACAGTTAATCGGCCCCAATTTCCCTTCATGATGATCCTCCTTCCGAGTTCATCTTCTCATCGGACAACCAGTTTGTTAACGACTTCGGACATATCATGTGTTTATGACATGACAGCTGAAATTCCTTGACAGGGGCGCCGGAAGCCTTTAAATAACTCTCACGACGAACAAGTAAGTTGCGAGAGAAGATGGCAAAGTCAAATACGATCAATATTAAGCTAGAGAGTACAGCAGGTACTGGTTTCTTTTACGTGAAGAAAAAGAATCCCAGGAATCATCCTGAAAAGATGGTCTTTAAAAAGTATGATCCTGTTGTCCGCAAGCACGTCGAATTCAAAGAAAATAAGATTAAGTAGGCCTTCTGAGTTTTAGGTGGCGAGGCGTCTTGATTCAGGGTGCGATTGTTCTCTGGGCTTTGGCCTTGGTCGTGTCCAAGTTACCCAAAAGTTGTATATCACCCCTAAAATTTCCCTATTTTTATGGCTTGGAAAATGAAGAGAGTTAGATATAATTCTCAGTGGATGGGTGATATATCTTTCCCAACAAGCAATATGTTATAGCCATGCAATATGGATTTTTTCCAATAATTGCCTGCTGTCTAGAGAAATTATAAGATCTAAAATTAAATTAG
It includes:
- the rpmG gene encoding 50S ribosomal protein L33 — its product is MAKSNTINIKLESTAGTGFFYVKKKNPRNHPEKMVFKKYDPVVRKHVEFKENKIK